The proteins below are encoded in one region of Deferribacter autotrophicus:
- the dprA gene encoding DNA-processing protein DprA: MVSKETVKNYLLLKTIKGISDNIIFTLYKKYTSLSGIFEVDKANLAEVVGERTASLIDLKNADVDFVNNELEKTKKYSIKIITLEDDFYPSLLKEINSPPAYLYCLGDYETLKMPSIAIVGSRKATKKAVNFTMKLAQDLAELGLNIVSGFAAGIDIAAHLGAIKKGKTTAVFGNGFLYVYPESNKKYFKEIIKKGCIITEFSLDTKPDAYNFPRRNRIIAGMSYGVIVVEAAEKSGSLITASLAMEENREVFAVPIWPEEKNNGTNKLIKEGAKLIENYYDVVEELVKYVDSLKMIDKKINDNNINFNDDFEKVLYQLIAESPKSIDEICIETGKELVEIMNKLSEMELKGLLSLDIDGKYYARRV; the protein is encoded by the coding sequence ATGGTTAGCAAGGAAACTGTAAAAAATTATCTTTTATTAAAAACCATAAAGGGAATATCTGATAACATTATATTTACCCTTTATAAAAAGTATACGAGCTTAAGCGGGATATTTGAAGTTGATAAAGCAAACCTTGCAGAGGTGGTGGGGGAGCGTACGGCATCTTTGATTGATTTGAAAAATGCCGATGTTGATTTTGTAAATAATGAGTTAGAGAAAACGAAAAAATATTCCATAAAAATTATAACGCTAGAGGATGATTTTTATCCGTCTCTTTTAAAAGAGATAAATTCTCCGCCTGCTTATCTTTATTGTCTTGGGGATTATGAAACTTTGAAAATGCCATCAATAGCCATTGTAGGCTCTAGAAAGGCTACTAAAAAAGCTGTTAATTTTACAATGAAATTAGCTCAGGACTTGGCTGAGCTCGGATTAAATATAGTAAGTGGTTTTGCAGCAGGAATAGATATTGCAGCCCATCTTGGTGCTATCAAGAAAGGGAAAACGACGGCGGTTTTTGGTAACGGTTTTTTATATGTTTATCCCGAGTCAAATAAAAAATATTTTAAGGAGATTATTAAAAAGGGATGTATTATTACTGAGTTTTCTCTAGATACTAAACCTGATGCATACAATTTTCCTAGAAGAAATAGGATTATTGCAGGGATGAGCTATGGAGTGATTGTGGTAGAGGCGGCAGAAAAAAGTGGTTCACTGATTACTGCAAGCTTGGCGATGGAGGAAAACAGAGAGGTTTTTGCAGTACCGATCTGGCCAGAAGAAAAAAATAATGGTACTAATAAACTGATTAAAGAAGGTGCAAAACTTATAGAAAATTATTATGATGTAGTGGAAGAGCTTGTCAAATATGTGGATTCTTTGAAAATGATTGACAAAAAAATTAATGACAATAATATAAATTTTAATGATGATTTTGAAAAGGTTCTCTACCAGCTTATTGCAGAATCTCCAAAAAGCATAGATGAGATATGTATTGAAACAGGGAAAGAGTTGGTGGAGATAATGAACAAGCTGAGCGAGATGGAATTAAAAGGGTTATTAAGCCTTGATATAGATGGCAAATATTATGCTAGGAGAGTTTGA
- the radA gene encoding DNA repair protein RadA gives MKKNKTYFICQTCGYKTPKWVGRCSECGSWNSFVEEIEVKKETIKSVEKVELKRLDEVEGVEVERYSSGIKEFDQVLGGGVVKGGVVLIGGEPGIGKSTVMLQISYYMGNKGKKVFYFSGEESLPQLRIRSERLNLTKGDVFFSATNSFEAIYDILQRKRPDVAVIDSIQTIYSDELNSAAGTVSQVKFVTHKLVEVAKKNGISIFIIGQVTKDGVIAGPKVLEHLVDTVLYFEGDYERGLRILRAVKNRFGSTNEIGIFEMSEYGLVEYTNKALVDEDEGASGRAITVVMEGSRAFLVEIQALVSHTYFNYPRRNVTGFDLNRLNMLLAILEKKCGFNLSSCDVYLNVVGGLKITEPSVDLAVCAAVISSFKDIPLEQSIVFLGEVGLTGEIRTPFSMNLRVKEAKRYGFKKIIAKMNDISDFDVEVININNINELVNYI, from the coding sequence ATGAAAAAGAATAAGACGTATTTCATTTGTCAAACCTGTGGATACAAAACGCCAAAATGGGTGGGAAGATGCAGTGAGTGTGGCAGTTGGAACTCCTTTGTGGAAGAGATAGAAGTAAAGAAAGAAACCATTAAATCAGTTGAAAAGGTAGAATTGAAAAGGCTTGATGAAGTAGAAGGGGTGGAGGTTGAAAGATATTCCAGCGGGATAAAAGAATTTGATCAGGTATTAGGTGGTGGGGTTGTTAAAGGTGGTGTGGTTTTGATTGGAGGTGAGCCTGGAATTGGTAAGTCCACTGTTATGCTTCAGATATCTTATTATATGGGGAATAAAGGGAAAAAAGTTTTTTATTTTAGTGGTGAAGAGTCGTTGCCACAATTGAGGATAAGAAGTGAGAGACTTAATTTAACAAAGGGTGATGTCTTTTTTTCAGCTACAAATAGTTTTGAGGCAATATATGATATTCTTCAAAGAAAAAGACCAGATGTGGCTGTTATAGATTCCATACAGACCATTTATTCTGATGAATTAAATTCTGCGGCAGGAACCGTAAGTCAGGTAAAATTTGTTACTCATAAGCTTGTGGAAGTGGCAAAAAAAAATGGTATTTCTATTTTTATAATCGGACAGGTTACAAAAGATGGGGTGATTGCAGGGCCAAAGGTTTTGGAGCATCTGGTAGATACAGTCCTTTATTTTGAGGGTGATTATGAGAGAGGCCTAAGGATTTTACGGGCTGTAAAAAATAGATTCGGTTCTACCAATGAAATAGGTATTTTTGAAATGTCAGAATACGGGCTTGTGGAATATACGAACAAAGCATTAGTGGATGAGGATGAAGGGGCAAGTGGTAGAGCAATTACTGTTGTCATGGAGGGTTCAAGGGCTTTCCTCGTAGAAATTCAGGCATTGGTTTCCCATACTTACTTTAATTATCCGAGAAGAAATGTAACAGGTTTTGATTTGAATAGATTGAATATGCTTCTTGCCATACTGGAGAAAAAGTGTGGTTTTAACCTTTCAAGTTGTGATGTTTATCTGAATGTAGTTGGTGGATTGAAAATTACCGAGCCTTCAGTGGATTTAGCTGTTTGTGCTGCCGTTATTTCATCCTTTAAAGATATCCCTCTTGAACAGAGTATTGTCTTTCTTGGAGAAGTGGGGTTGACAGGTGAAATTAGGACCCCTTTTTCCATGAATTTGCGTGTTAAAGAGGCAAAACGTTACGGTTTTAAAAAAATTATCGCAAAGATGAACGATATTTCAGACTTTGATGTTGAAGTTATCAATATCAACAATATAAATGAACTTGTGAATTATATATGA
- the ruvB gene encoding Holliday junction branch migration DNA helicase RuvB gives MDNIFDKERREEDRENLKIRPQSFSDYIGQKKIIENLKIFVEAAKKRGDSLDHCLIYGPPGLGKTTLAHIIANELGVSIKATSGPTIEKPGDLAAVLTNLSEGDVLFIDEIHRLHSSVEEILYPAMEDYKLDIIIGQGPAARTIKIDLPKFTLIGATTRAGLLTSPLRDRFGMIFRLEFYDEEDLKKIVLRGAKVLDVTIDAEAASIIASRCRGTPRIAHRILRRIRDFAEIMNNGIISKEIAEFGLNRLEIDSKGLDVNDRRFLLAIIDKYNGGPVGIDTLSATLSEEKDTLEDVIEPYLIYKGFIKKTPRGRVVTQLAYEHLNIPFKGYQMTIEEFLDEKE, from the coding sequence ATGGATAATATTTTTGATAAAGAAAGAAGGGAAGAGGACAGGGAAAACTTAAAAATTAGGCCACAGTCATTTTCTGATTATATCGGTCAGAAAAAGATTATTGAAAATCTCAAAATTTTTGTGGAAGCGGCAAAGAAAAGAGGGGACAGTCTTGATCACTGTCTCATTTATGGCCCTCCAGGACTTGGTAAGACAACATTGGCTCACATTATTGCCAATGAACTTGGAGTAAGTATAAAAGCCACCAGCGGACCTACAATAGAAAAACCTGGAGATCTAGCAGCAGTTTTAACTAATTTATCTGAAGGGGATGTTTTGTTTATTGATGAAATTCATAGATTGCATTCCTCTGTGGAAGAGATTCTTTATCCGGCTATGGAGGATTACAAACTAGATATAATTATTGGACAGGGGCCAGCAGCCAGAACGATTAAAATCGATCTACCAAAATTTACACTTATTGGTGCCACTACAAGGGCTGGTTTACTTACCTCTCCTTTGAGAGATAGATTTGGTATGATTTTTCGCCTTGAGTTTTACGATGAAGAGGATTTGAAAAAAATAGTGCTGCGAGGTGCAAAGGTTTTAGATGTTACCATAGATGCAGAGGCTGCCTCCATTATTGCATCAAGATGCAGAGGAACACCAAGGATTGCTCACAGAATACTACGGAGAATCAGAGATTTTGCTGAGATTATGAACAATGGTATTATTTCAAAGGAGATTGCGGAGTTTGGATTAAACAGACTGGAGATTGATAGTAAAGGGCTTGATGTGAATGATAGAAGGTTCTTACTCGCCATTATCGATAAATATAATGGCGGTCCTGTGGGGATTGATACTTTATCAGCCACGCTTTCTGAAGAGAAGGATACATTAGAAGATGTGATTGAGCCTTATCTGATATATAAAGGTTTTATTAAGAAAACCCCTAGAGGTAGAGTGGTTACGCAGCTTGCATATGAGCATTTAAATATCCCCTTTAAAGGGTATCAGATGACCATTGAAGAGTTTTTAGATGAAAAAGAATAA
- the lgt gene encoding prolipoprotein diacylglyceryl transferase yields the protein MFPYLFKIGAFELRIYSLMYLIGILITIYFVKKKGQKLGFHPELIENIIIVTFIGAIIGARIYYVVLKWDFYSRYPKEIIAIWHGGLAIHGGIIGGILAAYFYCKKKGVKLLQFGDMLLPFLLLSQGIGRFGNFANGEAHGVPTITPPSIIFRMKNVFPEFWQQVLNSFGLKNTPEEVSKLMDFIKEKGVLTVKFHDKIYQLKEYVPWGISFPPKYNPPAYQDFGTLPVHPTFFYEMILNFIGAFILLLLWKDDKNMGKGVIAGLYLIFYGVIRGVVTFFRADDLMIGYFRAPHLASFTMIVIGLIIVLRGYRNGVE from the coding sequence ATGTTTCCATATTTATTTAAAATAGGTGCTTTTGAGCTCAGAATTTACAGTTTGATGTATCTTATTGGAATTTTGATAACCATATATTTTGTTAAAAAGAAAGGGCAAAAACTTGGCTTTCATCCTGAGTTGATTGAAAATATCATTATCGTGACTTTTATCGGAGCGATTATCGGAGCAAGAATTTATTATGTGGTTTTGAAATGGGATTTTTATAGTAGGTATCCAAAGGAGATTATTGCTATTTGGCATGGGGGGCTTGCAATTCATGGGGGGATTATAGGTGGTATCCTTGCTGCCTATTTTTATTGTAAGAAAAAAGGGGTAAAATTATTGCAGTTTGGTGATATGTTGCTTCCTTTTTTGTTGCTTTCCCAAGGTATAGGACGATTTGGAAACTTTGCTAATGGGGAGGCACATGGAGTCCCCACAATTACGCCACCATCCATAATTTTCAGAATGAAAAATGTTTTTCCAGAATTTTGGCAACAGGTGTTAAACAGTTTCGGATTGAAGAATACACCTGAGGAAGTTTCAAAACTTATGGATTTTATTAAAGAAAAGGGAGTGTTAACAGTTAAATTTCATGATAAGATTTACCAATTAAAAGAATATGTACCCTGGGGGATTAGTTTTCCACCGAAATATAATCCACCTGCATATCAGGATTTTGGAACATTGCCGGTGCATCCTACTTTTTTTTATGAAATGATTTTAAATTTTATTGGAGCCTTTATACTACTTTTACTCTGGAAAGATGATAAAAATATGGGAAAAGGTGTCATTGCCGGTTTGTATCTTATTTTTTACGGAGTCATTAGAGGGGTTGTGACTTTTTTTAGAGCGGATGATCTGATGATAGGATATTTTAGGGCACCGCATCTGGCAAGTTTTACAATGATAGTGATTGGTCTAATAATCGTGTTAAGGGGGTATAGAAATGGAGTTGAGTAG
- a CDS encoding DUF494 family protein, whose translation MDKILIALNLIIDFVEAYDNIDEMGITDMLYNSGFEEYEIGQALTYLDFGNFTEVNGVRYFSPSEKDKFSEGAMQYIQKLQLSGAVDLMVIEEVIDRCMDSDNKVDVEMVKQTLLMTLIEKRRFYMDINKNIDELLN comes from the coding sequence ATGGATAAAATATTAATTGCACTGAATCTAATAATAGATTTTGTGGAAGCTTACGATAATATAGATGAGATGGGTATAACAGATATGCTTTACAACTCTGGATTTGAAGAATATGAAATCGGGCAGGCATTAACTTATCTTGATTTCGGAAATTTCACCGAAGTAAATGGTGTGAGATATTTTTCTCCCTCGGAGAAGGATAAATTCAGTGAAGGAGCAATGCAATACATTCAGAAGTTACAGCTCAGTGGAGCTGTTGATTTGATGGTGATTGAAGAGGTGATTGATAGGTGTATGGATAGTGATAATAAAGTTGATGTGGAGATGGTTAAACAAACTTTATTGATGACACTTATAGAAAAGCGAAGATTTTATATGGATATAAATAAAAATATTGATGAATTATTGAATTGA
- a CDS encoding DMT family transporter yields the protein MLKVYFILLFGIISVSFAAIFVRFCDDVPAIMIATYRLVIASVILNVIYFRKGKKRFQFRKKDFVYGFLGGGFLTLHFIAWFQSLKYTSVASSVVLLSTGPIFVAILSYLILKEKQEKEIIIAIIFAIIGTAVLAFGDTNFEIRFGEKALIGDSFAIMAAFFVSLYLLIGSRLREKMDIMSYIVLVYTFAAIILLVTSLILRIPFTGYEPKSYVFMVLLAVVSQNLGHTAFNWALRYLKTSMVAITTLGEPVIASVLAYFIFGESIDKYKFIGIILIFAAIIIASRKGKK from the coding sequence ATGCTTAAAGTTTATTTTATCCTTTTATTTGGTATTATCTCTGTATCCTTTGCAGCTATATTTGTGAGATTTTGTGATGATGTGCCTGCAATAATGATTGCAACCTATAGACTAGTTATTGCATCAGTAATTTTGAATGTTATTTATTTTAGAAAAGGGAAAAAGAGATTTCAGTTTCGAAAAAAAGATTTTGTGTATGGGTTTCTTGGAGGTGGATTTTTAACTCTTCATTTTATCGCATGGTTTCAGTCATTGAAGTATACTTCTGTAGCAAGTAGTGTTGTATTGCTTTCCACAGGACCTATTTTTGTGGCAATTTTATCTTATCTGATATTAAAAGAGAAACAGGAAAAAGAGATTATCATTGCCATTATTTTTGCAATAATAGGTACCGCGGTTCTTGCCTTTGGGGATACCAATTTTGAAATTAGATTTGGTGAAAAAGCTTTAATCGGAGATAGTTTTGCCATAATGGCAGCATTTTTTGTGAGTTTGTACCTTTTAATAGGTAGCCGTTTGCGTGAAAAAATGGATATTATGAGCTATATTGTGCTTGTTTATACTTTTGCTGCTATTATTTTACTTGTTACGTCTTTAATTTTGCGAATTCCTTTTACTGGGTATGAGCCAAAGTCCTATGTTTTTATGGTGTTACTTGCTGTAGTATCTCAAAATTTGGGGCATACAGCTTTTAATTGGGCACTGAGGTATTTAAAGACAAGTATGGTGGCAATTACCACGCTAGGGGAACCGGTAATCGCATCAGTCCTTGCTTATTTCATATTTGGTGAGTCTATTGACAAATACAAATTTATCGGGATAATTCTTATATTTGCAGCGATTATAATAGCTTCTAGGAAGGGGAAAAAGTAG
- the topA gene encoding type I DNA topoisomerase: MSKNLVIVESPAKARTIEKYLGKDFKVMASVGHVKDLPENELGVDIEKDFKPKYKIIKGKKKIIDALKKEAEKSDVVYLAPDPDREGEAIAWHIAEEIKKKNSNIKRVEFHEITKKGINEGISNPKEINLKRVNAQQSRRILDRLVGYLVSPLLWKPLKYGLSAGRVQSVALRLICEREEEIEKFVPKEYHLVDGLFLIGENSIKARLEKKDGKKFEIPDENSVNKIKEEVLKSVFVVSKVERKEAKQSAPLPFITSTLQQEAVRKLGFSAKKTMMIAQQLYEGVELGKEGPVGLITYMRTDSTRVSDDAKNEALNYIVTKFGDKYVGNSKGRKSSAKNVQDAHEAIRPTSVLREPEQVKEFLSNDQYRLYKLIWERFVASQMAPAKYDRSVIEISDGTYTFVARGKILTFDGFMKLYTEGKDNGDEEGENGLIFDVKEDEKAVLKEISSKQMFTTPPPRYTEATLVKTLEQKGIGRPSTYATIISTIVERGYVTIKDKKFYPTELGRIVNSLLISNFPKIFDVKFTANMEKDLDEIEKGEVDWKKVLRDFYSSFEKELKKAEDKLVMDLTIDKKCPQCNGDLMIKYGKNGAFVACNNYPECKFTSNFKRDENGQIELVESKKGEDTGIKCEKCGKDMVIKKSRFGEILACSGYPDCKNIKNFIKLESGIKVIENNEKIDEKCPECGGDLYIKKGRNGLFIGCSNYPECKFTANFRVENGKIVPVVKKVDEIECEKCGGKMVLKRGRRGSFFACENYPECKNTKSAITLDDGTITVKK; this comes from the coding sequence ATGTCTAAAAATCTTGTGATTGTGGAATCTCCTGCCAAGGCAAGGACGATTGAAAAGTATCTTGGAAAAGATTTTAAGGTCATGGCCAGTGTGGGGCATGTGAAAGATTTACCTGAAAATGAACTTGGGGTAGATATAGAAAAGGATTTTAAGCCAAAATACAAAATCATAAAAGGGAAAAAAAAGATAATTGATGCTCTAAAAAAAGAAGCTGAAAAAAGTGATGTGGTGTATCTTGCTCCAGATCCAGATAGGGAGGGGGAAGCTATAGCATGGCATATTGCAGAGGAGATAAAAAAGAAGAATTCCAATATAAAAAGGGTAGAATTTCACGAAATCACAAAAAAAGGGATTAATGAGGGGATTAGTAATCCCAAAGAGATAAATCTCAAGCGGGTAAATGCACAGCAATCAAGAAGGATCTTGGATAGGCTTGTGGGCTATCTTGTAAGCCCTCTATTATGGAAGCCTCTAAAATACGGTCTTTCTGCCGGTAGGGTACAAAGTGTAGCTTTAAGACTCATATGTGAGCGTGAAGAAGAGATAGAAAAGTTTGTCCCTAAAGAATACCATCTTGTGGACGGATTGTTTTTAATTGGTGAAAACAGTATTAAGGCAAGATTAGAGAAGAAAGATGGTAAGAAGTTTGAAATACCTGATGAAAATAGTGTTAATAAAATAAAAGAAGAAGTTTTAAAAAGCGTTTTTGTTGTTTCGAAAGTAGAGCGTAAAGAGGCAAAGCAATCTGCACCACTTCCTTTTATCACATCTACTTTACAACAAGAAGCGGTAAGAAAGCTTGGTTTTAGTGCGAAAAAGACTATGATGATTGCTCAACAATTGTATGAAGGTGTGGAGCTTGGCAAAGAAGGTCCTGTGGGTTTAATTACCTACATGAGAACTGATTCTACAAGGGTTTCCGATGATGCAAAAAATGAAGCACTAAATTATATAGTAACTAAATTTGGTGATAAATACGTTGGAAACTCAAAGGGAAGGAAATCAAGTGCTAAAAATGTTCAGGATGCCCATGAAGCTATAAGACCTACATCGGTTTTGAGGGAGCCTGAGCAGGTAAAAGAATTTCTTTCTAACGATCAGTATAGATTGTACAAGCTTATCTGGGAAAGATTTGTAGCAAGTCAAATGGCACCTGCAAAGTATGACAGAAGTGTTATAGAAATCAGTGATGGTACTTACACTTTTGTGGCAAGAGGAAAAATTTTAACATTTGATGGTTTTATGAAGTTGTATACTGAAGGGAAAGATAATGGTGATGAGGAAGGGGAAAACGGGCTGATATTTGATGTGAAAGAGGATGAGAAGGCAGTATTGAAGGAAATAAGTTCAAAGCAGATGTTTACCACTCCTCCTCCGAGATATACCGAAGCTACTCTAGTGAAAACTCTTGAGCAAAAAGGGATAGGAAGACCCAGCACCTATGCGACTATTATTTCTACCATTGTTGAGAGAGGGTATGTCACCATTAAAGATAAAAAGTTTTATCCCACAGAGCTTGGTAGGATTGTAAATAGCCTGCTTATTTCTAATTTTCCGAAAATATTCGATGTGAAATTTACAGCCAATATGGAAAAGGATCTGGATGAAATTGAAAAAGGGGAAGTTGATTGGAAAAAGGTTTTGAGGGATTTTTATTCAAGCTTTGAAAAGGAGCTTAAAAAGGCTGAAGACAAGCTTGTTATGGATTTGACCATTGATAAAAAGTGTCCTCAATGTAATGGAGATTTAATGATAAAATATGGTAAAAACGGGGCGTTTGTAGCATGCAATAACTATCCTGAGTGTAAATTTACATCCAATTTCAAACGTGATGAGAATGGTCAGATAGAGCTTGTGGAAAGTAAAAAAGGAGAGGATACTGGGATAAAGTGTGAAAAATGTGGTAAAGATATGGTGATAAAAAAGAGCAGATTCGGGGAAATACTTGCCTGTAGCGGTTATCCTGATTGTAAAAACATTAAAAATTTTATAAAGCTTGAAAGTGGAATTAAAGTTATTGAAAATAATGAGAAGATAGATGAAAAATGTCCGGAATGTGGTGGTGATCTTTACATAAAGAAAGGGAGAAACGGTCTGTTTATAGGTTGTAGTAACTATCCGGAGTGTAAGTTTACCGCCAATTTTAGAGTGGAAAATGGTAAAATTGTACCTGTAGTGAAAAAGGTGGATGAGATTGAGTGTGAAAAATGCGGCGGTAAGATGGTGTTAAAGCGAGGCAGAAGGGGAAGTTTTTTTGCCTGTGAAAATTATCCTGAATGTAAAAATACAAAAAGTGCCATAACCCTTGATGATGGTACCATAACCGTAAAGAAATAG
- a CDS encoding M20 metallopeptidase family protein has protein sequence MDRYEVLHDLELLAEPSFKEYKTTEYIAKFLENIDVKVDKRLETGCFGTLNFNAKRTVAVRADIDALPINAEKTECRHLCGHHFHTTALLFTLYEIVTKKIKLNVNLRYIFQPAEEIVSGARVIIEEGGLDGVDEIYGLHVDPDIELGVMGIKPGELMAGSNHFEVDFKGKSTHGAYPHLGNDLIVAAADFINMAQKIVSRKIDPLKEKLITFGKIEGGTAGNILSDRLKILGTFRYFDKELKSFLMDELKKCAESVSRFYDIKIDVDIKEGTPPVINDGVLTNCVQSICDENGIKYVSDIQKSMGGEDFALYQERIPGLFVRLGMKESDEIIPLHNINFKVSDRVVDFAINFWLTLLKNLE, from the coding sequence TTGGATAGATACGAAGTATTACATGATTTGGAGTTGCTTGCGGAGCCTTCATTTAAAGAATATAAAACTACCGAATATATTGCTAAATTTTTAGAAAATATTGATGTTAAGGTTGATAAAAGACTTGAGACGGGGTGCTTTGGCACCCTTAATTTTAATGCCAAAAGGACTGTGGCTGTTAGGGCTGATATCGATGCATTGCCTATAAATGCTGAAAAAACGGAATGTAGGCATCTTTGCGGTCATCATTTTCATACTACAGCTCTTCTATTTACCCTTTATGAGATTGTTACGAAAAAAATAAAGCTAAATGTAAATCTTAGATATATTTTTCAGCCTGCTGAAGAAATAGTATCAGGTGCAAGAGTGATTATAGAAGAGGGCGGGCTTGATGGAGTAGATGAGATTTACGGCCTTCATGTGGATCCTGATATTGAGCTTGGGGTTATGGGGATAAAACCTGGAGAGTTGATGGCAGGCTCTAATCATTTTGAAGTGGATTTTAAAGGTAAAAGCACTCATGGAGCATATCCTCATCTTGGAAATGATCTTATTGTGGCTGCGGCAGACTTTATAAATATGGCTCAAAAGATTGTATCAAGGAAGATTGATCCGTTGAAAGAGAAATTAATTACTTTTGGTAAAATAGAAGGCGGAACAGCAGGTAATATTTTGTCAGATAGATTGAAAATTTTGGGTACTTTCAGATATTTTGATAAAGAGCTTAAAAGTTTTTTAATGGATGAGTTAAAAAAATGTGCTGAGTCGGTGTCGAGATTTTACGATATAAAAATAGACGTGGATATAAAGGAGGGAACACCTCCTGTGATAAATGACGGAGTATTAACAAATTGTGTCCAAAGCATTTGTGATGAAAATGGGATTAAATATGTATCTGATATTCAAAAAAGTATGGGGGGTGAGGATTTTGCACTGTACCAGGAAAGAATTCCAGGTCTTTTTGTAAGGCTTGGTATGAAGGAGAGTGATGAGATAATACCTTTGCATAATATAAATTTCAAAGTTTCAGATAGGGTGGTTGATTTTGCTATTAATTTTTGGTTAACACTTTTGAAAAATTTAGAATAA
- a CDS encoding HD domain-containing protein, translating into MELSRGKAYELLTEYTKSESLIKHALAVETAMRAYAEKFNEDVEKWGIVGLLHDFDYEKYPSAEDHPYKGAEILKEKGYPDDIIEAILGHADYTGVERKTLMAKTLFAVDELCGFLLACAYVRPDKKIANVKVKSVKKKLKDKSFARGVNRDDIFKGASELGVDLDEHIAFLIEALSKNADELGV; encoded by the coding sequence ATGGAGTTGAGTAGAGGAAAGGCTTATGAGTTGTTAACTGAGTACACAAAATCTGAGAGCCTTATTAAACATGCTCTTGCGGTGGAGACAGCTATGAGAGCTTATGCTGAAAAGTTTAATGAGGATGTGGAAAAATGGGGGATTGTGGGATTGTTACACGATTTTGACTATGAAAAATATCCATCGGCAGAGGATCATCCGTACAAAGGGGCTGAAATTTTAAAAGAAAAGGGATATCCTGATGATATTATAGAAGCAATACTTGGTCATGCGGATTATACAGGTGTAGAGAGAAAGACATTGATGGCTAAGACACTTTTTGCTGTGGATGAGTTGTGTGGTTTTCTGCTTGCCTGTGCTTATGTGAGACCTGATAAGAAAATAGCAAATGTGAAAGTGAAAAGTGTAAAGAAGAAGTTGAAAGATAAATCCTTTGCAAGGGGCGTAAACAGAGATGATATTTTCAAAGGGGCCAGTGAGCTTGGAGTTGATTTAGATGAACATATTGCATTTCTTATTGAAGCATTGAGTAAAAATGCAGATGAGTTGGGTGTTTAA
- the fabI gene encoding enoyl-ACP reductase FabI, whose translation MGLLAGKKALIFGVANNKSIAYAIAKKFKEEGAELGFTYAGDALKRRVEPISEELGGKFCVKCDVTNEDELQSTFEVVEKEFGKFDILVHSIAFAPAEDLKGRFIDTSKEGFLKAMEISAYSLVRLAKLSEPLMNEGGSIVTMTYYGSVKVVKNYNLMGVAKAALESSMRYLANDLGEKKIRINAISAGPIKTLAASGIAGFRTILSLIEERAPLKRNVTQEDVAKAALFLCSDMASGVTGDILYVDSGYNILGL comes from the coding sequence ATGGGATTACTTGCTGGGAAAAAGGCTTTGATTTTCGGTGTGGCAAACAATAAATCTATTGCCTATGCAATTGCAAAAAAATTTAAAGAGGAAGGTGCCGAGCTTGGTTTTACATATGCAGGTGATGCTCTTAAAAGAAGGGTTGAGCCTATTTCAGAGGAGCTTGGTGGTAAATTTTGTGTAAAATGTGATGTGACAAATGAAGATGAATTGCAAAGTACATTTGAAGTAGTGGAAAAGGAGTTTGGGAAATTTGATATTTTGGTTCATTCCATAGCCTTTGCACCTGCTGAAGACTTAAAAGGGAGATTTATAGATACAAGCAAGGAAGGGTTTCTTAAGGCAATGGAAATAAGTGCATATTCCCTTGTGAGACTAGCAAAATTGTCAGAGCCTTTGATGAATGAAGGGGGCTCTATTGTTACAATGACATATTATGGTTCGGTAAAAGTAGTAAAAAATTATAATTTAATGGGGGTGGCCAAAGCTGCTCTTGAATCATCTATGAGATATCTTGCCAATGATCTGGGTGAAAAGAAAATCAGGATAAATGCTATTTCAGCAGGGCCTATTAAAACATTGGCTGCAAGCGGTATAGCAGGTTTCAGGACAATTTTATCACTTATTGAAGAGAGAGCCCCTTTAAAAAGAAATGTTACTCAAGAAGATGTGGCAAAGGCGGCTTTGTTCCTTTGTAGCGATATGGCAAGCGGCGTAACAGGTGATATTTTATACGTGGATAGTGGTTATAATATTCTCGGATTATAA